The Choristoneura fumiferana chromosome 11, NRCan_CFum_1, whole genome shotgun sequence genome includes a region encoding these proteins:
- the LOC141432418 gene encoding uncharacterized protein, which yields MPDSYPNALKRLNGIERKMQKDTGYAQRYAERVDHLFVNSFARELQDTRRTDRTWYLPHFGVDNVNKKKLRLVFDAADTTEGLCLNDYLHKGPDLLCSLFGIMLRFRENKVAVTGDIKDMFLRVKIQPQDQNALRFLWRDNPTGPVKTYVMTSLIFGAKCSPFVAQFIKNKNALRYESSSPAAVDAVVNSHYMDDYIQSLPDEATAVQMVRDVTNIHKEGGFEIRNWTSNSLAVLNSIPEETLGTAAVRFKIDQQYEGERTLGLLWYPGTDELGFDVSLKRIPDCIIQHKQRPTKRIMLRVIMSIFDVFGFLSPFIIQGRIMLQDTWRLDIGWDNEIPNDIYKKWCEWIELLKIINKIRVPRYYYSASEMENKLVADGASAFPQPSATSATTQPRVDAYAAGETSATKPAARSPTPLPAANAKSKNASYMNLELHVFSDAAVKAMSAVAYWRWYDEGEIKIAFVASKCRVAPVKSLTVPRLELQAALLAARLADAIQKAHKLDVARRYFWCDSTTVLHWLNNSSRNYKAFEANRLGEIDDLTSVSEWRYVPTKLNVADIATREVFDYNLFLNDWFKGPQFLYSDERYWPVNFIEPESKEVFSGYVNTIELKGSELPVPNPDRFSSWLRLLRSTAAVLKFIGKCRKLTCVDDDCASMDRAERLLLRHAQAESFGKEIAEIKRNKMISRDSRLLTLSPYLDQDGLLRVGGRIDAAPEVALETKRPFILDGSHPTTRLLVRHYHVKAAHGQPESIVNDLKQKYWVIRLRPTVKYVASRCMLCRLRKAKPQIPRMGDLPEARMAHHQRPFTFCGVDLFGPMEVVVGRRREKRYGVLFTCLTVRAIHVEIVHSLTSDALIMALRRMASRRGWPRFVYSDNGTNLRAADKELKKSMEEIDNEAVKTEAVNNGAQWTFIPPCSPHWGGAWERLIRSVKTALRVILKERAPRDEVLATLLTEVEGIVNGRPLTHVSVEPGSSEALTPNHFLIGSSSNLPPAGMFNDSDLSLRKRWRTAQRLADMYWKRWLKEFLPQLLPRKRWQQEQRSLRPGDLVLVVDPDSPRNVWQRGKISKVFPGRDGRTRVVEISTQSGTLRRSVSRVAPLPLVEEC from the coding sequence ATGCCGGACTCGTATCCGAACGCGCTCAAGAGGCTGAACGGAATCGAAAGGAAAATGCAAAAGGACACCGGATACGCTCAGAGGTACGCCGAACGCGTGGatcatttatttgtaaattccTTTGCCAGGGAGCTACAGGACACTCGACGCACCGACAGGACGTGGTATTTGCCACATTTTGGCGTAgataatgtcaataaaaaaaagctgcGCTTGGTCTTCGACGCCGCAGATACGACTGAAGGTTTGTGTCTTAACGATTATCTGCATAAGGGTCCGGATCTACTCTGCTCGCTATTTGGAATTATGCTGCGTTTTAGAGAAAATAAAGTAGCTGTAACGGGAGACATTAAAGACATGTTCCTCAGGGTAAAGATCCAACCACAAGACCAAAACGCACTTCGATTTCTGTGGCGAGACAACCCTACTGGCCCAGTGAAAACTTATGTAATGACATCCCTAATATTCGGCGCAAAATGTTCTCCGTTCGTTGcgcaatttattaaaaacaaaaatgcattGCGCTACGAGTCGTCGTCGCCGGCCGCCGTAGATGCTGTAGTCAATTCTCATTACATGGATGACTACATCCAGAGCCTGCCCGACGAGGCCACGGCCGTCCAGATGGTACGGGACGTCACCAACATACACAAGGAGGGCGGGTTCGAGATCCGCAACTGGACCAGCAACAGCCTTGCTGTCCTAAACAGTATACCGGAAGAAACTTTAGGTACTGCAGCCGTACGATTCAAAATTGACCAGCAGTATGAAGGTGAGCGCACGCTTGGTTTGTTGTGGTACCCAGGTACGGACGAGTTGGGGTTCGATGTCTCGTTAAAACGTATTCCTGATTGCATAATTCAACACAAGCAAAGGCCGACAAAAAGAATAATGCTTCGTGTTATAATGTCAATATTTGACGTTTTTGGGTTTTTGTCGCCCTTTATAATCCAAGGTCGGATTATGCTCCAGGATACGTGGCGTTTAGATATCGGATGGGATAACGAAATCCCAAATGATATTTACAAGAAATGGTGTGAGTGGATCGAactccttaaaattataaataaaatacgtgtGCCTAGGTATTATTATAGTGCGAGCGAGATGGAGAATAAACTGGTCGCTGACGGCGCGAGCGCCTTCCCGCAGCCCTCTGCTACGAGCGCTACGACGCAGCCGCGCGTAGACGCCTACGCCGCCGGCGAAACTAGTGCTACGAAGCCCGCCGCGCGCTCACCGACACCGCTGCCTGCTGCGAATGCTAAAAGTAAAAATGCAAGTTATATGAACTTAGAATTACACGTGTTTAGTGATGCCGCAGTTAAAGCAATGAGCGCGGTCGCTTATTGGCGCTGGTACGACGAAGGTGAAATTAAAATAGCATTTGTAGCTAGTAAGTGTAGGGTTGCGCCTGTTAAGTCCCTGACAGTGCCTCGCTTAGAGTTGCAAGCGGCGTTATTAGCGGCACGGTTGGCTGACGCTATTCAGAAGGCACATAAGCTGGACGTCGCGCGGCGTTACTTTTGGTGCGACTCGACCACCGTGTTGCATTGGTTGAACAACAGCTCCCGCAACTACAAGGCATTCGAAGCAAATCGACTAGGCGAGATCGATGACCTTACTAGTGTATCGGAATGGAGATATGTCCCCACTAAATTGAATGTGGCCGATATAGCTACCAGGGAGGTATTTgactacaatttatttttaaatgactggTTTAAGGGTCCTCAATTTTTATATTCGGATGAACGCTATTGGCCAGTAAATTTTATAGAGCCTGAAAGTAAAGAGGTATTTTCTGGGTATGTAAATACAATCGAATTAAAGGGGTCAGAATTACCTGTACCTAACCCTGATCGATTTTCATCCTGGTTGCGGCTGCTGAGGTCCACTGCTGCTGTCCTAAAATTTATAGGTAAGTGTAGGAAACTTACCTGCGTTGACGACGACTGCGCAAGCATGGATCGCGCCGAGCGGCTACTGCTGCGGCACGCACAGGCGGAGAGCTTCGGTAAGGAGATCGCTGaaataaaaaggaataaaatgatATCGCGGGATAGTAGGCTACTCACCTTGTCGCCCTATCTAGATCAAGATGGTCTCCTGCGTGTCGGCGGCCGCATTGATGCTGCTCCGGAAGTCGCCCTGGAAACGAAAAGACCGTTCATTCTCGACGGGTCACATCCGACGACGAGGCTGCTGGTGCGGCACTACCACGTGAAGGCAGCGCACGGTCAGCCCGAGTCCATCGTCAACGACCTGAAACAGAAATATTGGGTAATTAGATTAAGACCGACTGTTAAGTATGTTGCATCCCGTTGCATGCTTTGTAGATTGAGAAAGGCTAAGCCGCAGATTCCAAGAATGGGTGACTTACCAGAAGCGCGCATGGCTCATCACCAGAGGCCGTTCACCTTTTGCGGAGTGGATCTGTTCGGCCCCATGGAGGTCGTTGTGGGTAGGCGTCGCGAGAAAAGGTATGGAGTTCTCTTCACTTGTCTTACGGTTCGCGCTATTCACGTCGAAATAGTGCACTCACTTACTTCAGACGCACTTATAATGGCTCTTCGTAGAATGGCGTCTAGACGCGGCTGGCCTCGATTTGTCTATTCAGACAACGGCACTAACCTGCGAGCTGCAGACAAAGAACTTAAAAAGTCCATGGAGGAGATAGATAATGAGGCAGTGAAGACTGAAGCTGTCAATAATGGCGCACAATGGACCTTTATCCCGCCCTGCAGCCCCCATTGGGGGGGGGCGTGGGAGCGCCTTATTAGAAGTGTCAAGACCGCCCTACGCGTGATACTAAAGGAACGTGCACCCAGAGACGAGGTCTTGGCTACACTGCTCACCGAGGTAGAAGGTATCGTTAATGGCCGACCTCTTACTCACGTCTCTGTAGAGCCCGGTAGTTCTGAGGCACTTACGCCTAATCATTTTTTAATAGGATCCTCATCGAATTTGCCGCCAGCTGGTATGTTTAACGACTCTGATTTGAGTTTGAGAAAGAGGTGGAGAACGGCCCAGAGGTTAGCCGACATGTACTGGAAGAGATGGCTGAAGGAGTTTCTGCCACAACTGCTGCCGAGAAAGAGGTGGCAGCAGGAGCAGAGGTCTCTCCGTCCTGGTGATCTTGTGCTGGTCGTGGACCCCGACTCCCCACGCAATGTCTGGCAACGAGGTAAAATTTCGAAGGTTTTTCCAGGAAGAGACGGGCGAACGAGAGTCGTCGAGATCTCTACTCAAAGCGGCACGCTGCGCCGGTCAGTGTCTCGCGTCGCTCCCCTGCCTTTGGTAGAAGAGTGCTAA